Proteins found in one Drosophila busckii strain San Diego stock center, stock number 13000-0081.31 chromosome 2R, ASM1175060v1, whole genome shotgun sequence genomic segment:
- the LOC108596006 gene encoding uncharacterized protein LOC108596006, protein MKLFLSCALLFAVFVASQAYSATWGRKNHDDFLLYDKTEVRPVWNNTAYSVDVEYPAPGSVFGYNLTFIDVIDHCRQGNGSVPTLLNGGPGNRYAYINLKSAAGQCMNSTVVFWGIVPWL, encoded by the exons ATGAAGTTATTCCTTAGCTGTGCTCTGCTCTTCGCTGTGTTTGTTGCCAGTCAGGCCTATAGCGCCACCTGGGGACGTAAGAATCATGATGACTTTTTGCTTTACGATAAGACAGAAGTGCGTCCCGTTTGGAATAATACCGCCTATAGCGTCGATGTTGAGTACCCAGCACCC GGTTCCGTGTTCGGTTACAATCTCACCTTCATTGATGTGATTGATCATTGCCGCCAGGGCAATGGCTCTGTCCCTACTCTGCTTAACGGTGGTCCCGGCAATCGTTACGCCTACATCAATCTGAAGAGCGCTGCTGGACAATGCATGAACTCTACCGTTGTATTCTGGGGTATTGTACcttggctataa